In a genomic window of Blastopirellula marina:
- a CDS encoding efflux RND transporter permease subunit, with amino-acid sequence MSRTTISMLARLIHFSLEFRVIVLLLAVSLIAIGAYTVQESPWDVFPEFAPPQIVIQTEAPGLSTEEVEQLITIPVESAVNGVSHIKTLRSSSVAGLSVVTAIFDDGTDILDARQLVSERLNEASTQLPKLAGAPRMTPLAASTSRLLMLGMTSDSISAMELRTIADWTFRRRLQAVRGVAHVEVFGGEVKQYQVLVDPLKLRQYQLTLDEVTLAAQNATGFGGAGYLETPNQRLTIQQRTKIMSPEDLAAVPVFMEEGVPITLGQVADVAVGAADKPGDATINGQPGVLMLVHKQPSFNTLTVSDNVQQAISELGQTLPAGVELHPVLFRQATFIERAIGNLSSAILIGCVLVILILIAFLFQWRTVVISLTAIPLSLLGAILVLRGLGFSLNAMTLGGLAIALGEVVDDAIVDVENVLRRLRENARMDSPRSALQVVLDASLEVRSAVVYASFIVVLIFVPVFFMGGLAGTFFWPLGMAYISAILVSLLVALIVTPAMCLLMLRGTNGREERDPFLVRGLTRIYRQMLPLFLRFRKTTVATSVFMITAAAAVIPFLGGEFLPDFRESNFVVFMVGSPDESLPEAVRVGSRVANRLQAIPGVLSVAQQVGRADLSEDTWGPNISEIWVVIDETADYDSVLKEVRESVDDVPGHRFQVKQFLRERIDEVITGSTADLVVRIVGSDLNVLRDHAQSVTKVMQRIKGVADLQIEQQVEVPQIQVMVRPQEAARYGFSVGQLNQDIQTLLRGTVVGQVYEQDRVFDVIVRAAPETRESPELLGQLQVDSLTGESIPLHAVASINLVNGINTINREQASRRLLVTCNLEGRDVATATEDIQQQLSTVEANLPPGYHLEFGGEYEARSQAQTRLLLLSGVALLGIFALLYVDLRSTRLALLVMVSVPLACVGGVASILATGGDISLGSLVGFVTVFGVAIRNGILLISHYQHLQQEGMRPGVELILRGASERLAPILMTASSTALALLPLIVLGNLPGHEIEYPMAIVIVGGLVSSTFLTLVLLPILYASFGQNQKYVSS; translated from the coding sequence ATGTCGAGGACGACGATTAGTATGCTTGCTCGCCTGATCCATTTTTCACTTGAATTTCGCGTGATTGTGCTGCTGTTGGCAGTCAGCTTAATCGCCATCGGTGCGTACACAGTTCAAGAGTCGCCATGGGATGTCTTTCCTGAGTTCGCTCCGCCTCAAATTGTGATCCAAACGGAAGCTCCAGGACTTTCGACCGAGGAAGTCGAGCAACTGATCACCATCCCAGTTGAATCGGCAGTGAACGGCGTTAGTCACATCAAAACGCTGCGATCCTCTTCGGTTGCTGGACTCTCCGTGGTAACGGCGATCTTTGACGATGGCACCGATATTTTGGATGCACGGCAATTGGTGAGTGAACGACTAAATGAAGCTTCCACGCAGTTGCCAAAACTAGCAGGGGCTCCGCGAATGACACCACTCGCCGCCTCCACTAGTCGCCTATTAATGCTTGGAATGACATCCGATTCCATCTCCGCAATGGAGTTACGGACGATCGCTGATTGGACGTTTCGTCGTCGACTCCAAGCAGTGCGAGGTGTCGCGCATGTGGAAGTGTTTGGCGGAGAAGTTAAGCAGTATCAGGTGCTCGTCGATCCCCTTAAGCTTCGACAGTATCAATTGACACTGGACGAGGTCACTTTGGCAGCACAGAATGCGACCGGGTTTGGTGGAGCAGGTTATTTAGAGACTCCCAATCAGCGCTTGACAATCCAACAGCGCACCAAAATTATGTCGCCGGAAGACTTGGCCGCCGTACCCGTTTTCATGGAAGAAGGTGTGCCAATAACCTTGGGCCAGGTTGCTGACGTGGCAGTCGGAGCCGCCGATAAACCGGGCGATGCCACGATCAATGGCCAACCAGGCGTGTTGATGCTGGTTCACAAACAACCTTCATTCAACACATTGACCGTCTCAGATAATGTGCAACAAGCGATTAGCGAACTTGGGCAAACATTGCCTGCTGGTGTCGAACTGCATCCGGTGCTATTTCGCCAAGCGACGTTTATCGAACGGGCAATCGGCAACCTGAGCTCTGCGATTCTAATTGGCTGCGTGCTGGTCATATTGATCTTGATCGCGTTCCTCTTTCAATGGCGGACCGTAGTCATCAGTCTCACGGCGATACCCCTGTCGTTGCTCGGCGCGATCCTTGTCCTCCGCGGGCTGGGATTTTCGCTTAACGCCATGACATTAGGCGGGTTGGCAATCGCTTTAGGCGAAGTCGTCGACGACGCGATTGTCGATGTCGAAAACGTCCTCCGTCGATTGCGAGAGAACGCCCGCATGGACTCGCCTCGGTCCGCACTTCAAGTCGTACTGGATGCTTCGCTGGAAGTCCGCAGCGCCGTCGTTTATGCCAGCTTTATTGTCGTTCTTATTTTCGTTCCGGTGTTCTTCATGGGCGGACTGGCCGGTACCTTTTTCTGGCCGCTCGGGATGGCTTACATCTCGGCTATCCTGGTTTCATTATTGGTCGCATTGATAGTGACCCCAGCGATGTGCCTGCTGATGCTGAGAGGAACGAACGGAAGGGAAGAACGCGATCCATTTTTGGTGCGTGGGCTAACTCGAATCTATCGTCAGATGTTACCGTTGTTTCTGCGGTTTCGAAAAACGACCGTCGCGACTTCAGTCTTCATGATCACGGCCGCCGCGGCAGTCATACCTTTTCTCGGTGGCGAGTTCTTGCCTGACTTTCGCGAATCAAATTTTGTCGTCTTCATGGTCGGAAGTCCTGACGAATCGTTGCCCGAGGCGGTTCGTGTCGGGAGTCGCGTTGCCAATCGCTTGCAGGCAATCCCAGGAGTATTGAGCGTCGCTCAACAAGTTGGTCGTGCGGACTTGTCGGAAGATACCTGGGGACCGAATATCAGTGAAATCTGGGTCGTGATCGACGAAACTGCGGACTACGACTCGGTACTCAAAGAAGTTCGCGAAAGTGTCGACGACGTCCCAGGCCATCGTTTTCAAGTGAAACAATTCTTACGCGAGCGAATCGACGAAGTAATCACAGGCTCGACGGCCGATCTAGTCGTTCGTATCGTTGGTTCCGACTTAAACGTGCTGCGCGACCATGCCCAGTCGGTCACGAAAGTCATGCAACGAATCAAAGGCGTCGCCGACTTACAGATCGAACAACAAGTCGAAGTTCCACAAATCCAAGTCATGGTCCGCCCGCAAGAGGCCGCTCGTTACGGCTTCTCAGTTGGGCAGCTAAATCAAGACATCCAAACGTTGCTACGTGGGACGGTCGTGGGACAGGTGTACGAGCAAGATCGCGTCTTCGATGTGATCGTACGGGCCGCTCCTGAGACACGCGAAAGTCCCGAACTTCTCGGACAATTACAGGTCGATTCTCTCACGGGAGAATCGATACCACTGCATGCCGTGGCCTCGATCAATTTGGTGAATGGAATCAACACGATCAATCGCGAACAAGCCAGCCGTCGATTGCTGGTCACTTGTAACCTTGAAGGACGTGATGTCGCGACGGCCACCGAGGACATCCAGCAGCAATTGTCCACCGTAGAAGCGAACTTGCCACCAGGGTACCATCTAGAATTCGGTGGAGAATACGAAGCTCGCAGCCAGGCACAAACCCGACTTCTGCTTTTGAGCGGCGTTGCGCTGTTAGGGATCTTTGCCTTACTATATGTCGACCTTCGTTCGACGCGACTGGCATTACTGGTTATGGTCAGCGTGCCACTCGCGTGTGTCGGGGGTGTGGCTAGCATCTTAGCAACCGGAGGAGATATCTCCCTTGGATCGCTGGTTGGTTTCGTCACGGTATTTGGTGTCGCCATTCGGAACGGAATCTTGCTCATCAGCCACTATCAACATCTGCAGCAGGAAGGGATGCGGCCTGGGGTAGAGCTGATCTTGCGAGGAGCTAGCGAACGGTTGGCTCCCATCCTGATGACCGCGTCAAGCACAGCGTTAGCGCTGCTGCCGCTGATTGTGCTCGGTAATCTGCCTGGGCATGAGATCGAATATCCCATGGCGATTGTGATCGTTGGGGGGCTGGTTTCCTCAACCTTTCTCACGCTGGTGCTGCTTCCTATCTTATACGCATCATTCGGTCAAAATCAGAAATACGTCTCTTCCTGA
- a CDS encoding response regulator transcription factor gives MGIRILLIEDDNEIAEFVIRGLREEGFVVEHAADGQDGWFALQNGGWDVVLLDWWLPITDGMQLLKRFRQRDQSTPVLFLTAKDAVSDRVEGLDHGANDYLCKPFAFEELLARIRVLVRSQGQSNSILAHQDIQIDLVSQRSERAGNRLDLTAKEHSLLIFFLRHPGQILSKTRIYEQVWEEQYDGLSNTLEVHVMELRRKLEAHGPRLIHTIRNRGYYLGEEAS, from the coding sequence ATGGGCATTCGCATCTTACTCATTGAAGACGACAACGAAATCGCAGAATTCGTGATTCGCGGACTACGTGAAGAAGGTTTCGTCGTCGAACACGCTGCCGACGGACAAGATGGCTGGTTCGCACTCCAAAACGGCGGCTGGGATGTCGTGCTGCTCGATTGGTGGCTACCAATCACCGACGGTATGCAGCTTCTTAAACGGTTTCGACAAAGGGATCAATCCACGCCTGTGCTATTCCTGACCGCCAAGGACGCCGTTTCCGACCGCGTGGAAGGGCTCGATCATGGGGCGAACGATTATCTTTGCAAGCCGTTCGCGTTCGAGGAACTACTAGCCAGAATTCGCGTCCTCGTTCGAAGCCAAGGTCAATCCAACTCAATACTCGCGCACCAAGATATCCAGATTGATCTTGTCAGTCAGCGATCGGAACGGGCGGGCAATCGACTCGACCTGACGGCGAAAGAACATTCTCTACTCATCTTCTTTCTCCGACACCCTGGTCAGATTCTCAGCAAGACGCGAATCTACGAACAGGTTTGGGAAGAACAGTACGACGGACTTTCCAACACGCTCGAAGTTCACGTGATGGAGTTACGACGAAAGCTCGAAGCGCATGGGCCCCGCTTAATTCATACGATCCGGAATCGCGGCTATTACCTAGGTGAGGAGGCATCGTGA
- a CDS encoding bile acid:sodium symporter family protein: MNFLSRLSHHVHRNFIWFVISSYIIAALFPALGLKIREIAWGSISLPMLMLAFLLFNAGLGVDIKALRQLRTTPLPLLMGLGANVLIPLTYIGTVMLTMQMWHNPDEVQNILVGLALVASMPIAGSSTAWSQNANGNLALSLGLVLGSTLISPIATPLALHAVGFMTTGDYSADLHELAGAQTGWFLLVAVIIPSVLGIACHLVVGKEKVAASKANLKLVNAAILLLLNYSNASVSLPQAIANPDYDFLGVTLMIVATLCMVAFLAGWTIWRINRGSKSDQVALMFGLGMNNNGTGLVLASMALADHPQVLLPIIFYNLVQHLIAGTVDHVMFTRPREEEVIACPQHSSCEASKAH; this comes from the coding sequence ATGAACTTCCTCAGCCGATTATCGCATCACGTTCATCGTAATTTCATTTGGTTCGTGATTAGCTCCTATATCATTGCGGCCTTGTTTCCAGCATTGGGATTAAAGATTCGCGAGATCGCGTGGGGGTCGATCAGCTTACCGATGCTAATGTTAGCCTTTCTGCTCTTCAATGCTGGACTGGGCGTCGACATCAAGGCACTTAGACAACTGCGCACAACGCCACTGCCTCTTCTGATGGGACTGGGTGCCAATGTACTCATTCCTTTGACCTACATTGGCACCGTGATGTTGACAATGCAGATGTGGCATAATCCAGACGAAGTGCAAAACATCCTGGTTGGACTCGCTCTCGTCGCCTCGATGCCTATCGCAGGTTCGTCGACCGCTTGGTCACAGAATGCGAATGGAAATTTGGCACTGAGTTTGGGCTTAGTGCTCGGTTCAACGCTCATCAGCCCAATTGCAACGCCACTCGCCCTGCATGCGGTGGGCTTTATGACCACTGGCGACTATTCAGCCGATCTGCACGAATTGGCTGGGGCACAAACAGGTTGGTTCCTGCTTGTCGCCGTGATCATTCCTTCGGTCCTCGGCATCGCGTGTCACCTTGTGGTCGGCAAAGAAAAGGTTGCCGCCAGCAAAGCTAATCTGAAATTAGTCAACGCCGCGATCTTGTTGCTGTTGAATTATTCGAATGCTTCGGTTTCGCTTCCACAAGCGATCGCTAACCCAGACTACGACTTCCTAGGCGTCACGCTTATGATTGTGGCGACTTTATGCATGGTTGCTTTCCTCGCGGGCTGGACAATCTGGCGCATTAACCGCGGTAGTAAGTCAGACCAGGTCGCCCTCATGTTCGGGCTGGGTATGAACAACAACGGTACCGGCCTTGTCCTGGCCTCGATGGCCCTAGCCGATCACCCTCAAGTCTTGCTCCCGATTATCTTCTACAACCTTGTGCAACACCTGATTGCCGGTACGGTCGACCACGTAATGTTCACGCGTCCCCGCGAGGAAGAAGTAATCGCCTGCCCGCAACATTCCTCGTGCGAGGCTTCCAAGGCTCATTAG
- a CDS encoding ATP-binding protein: protein MTITTRLTCFFLAMLLLVLVGFSVSMYGVADYYLNQQVDERLTAALNSICGMIETDAAGVEWEPGERRRVLEFPTYEDQLAWWIKDDKNNLIARSHDAEHTDITAFDNRNWQFAQRTIEATTSSSDDSQPMIGEASTKHAALIASAAISRKPVQAAQWQLIAWLVGLSSVVWLAAFASARYVCRWALSPVRSMAIAAEHIDFVDPSQRLPRVHTHDEVGQLTQAFNAMLDRLQESFERQRRFTSDASHQLRTPLTAILGHVDVALRHDRTDTDYQAILETIKRKGTHLSRVVESLLFLARSDREANLPRLVIVDLASWLPTYLTQWDDHPRHNDIQLDCDQSGCSRCVAQSELLAEILNILLENACKFSETGSPIVVSLNNDEDHILVSVADQGCGIDKGDIGNLFTPFVRSEQARQSGVEGVGLGLSIANRLAKTFGGDLTVTSERTRGSCFTLQLPKVSDDLMDD, encoded by the coding sequence GTGACCATTACCACCCGCCTAACCTGCTTCTTCCTGGCCATGCTATTGTTGGTTCTCGTAGGCTTCTCGGTCTCGATGTATGGTGTAGCCGACTACTATCTCAACCAACAAGTTGACGAGCGGCTGACGGCAGCACTCAATTCGATATGCGGGATGATCGAAACCGACGCAGCAGGCGTCGAATGGGAACCGGGCGAGCGACGTCGCGTGCTGGAATTCCCAACCTACGAAGATCAGTTGGCCTGGTGGATCAAGGATGACAAAAACAACCTGATCGCACGTTCGCACGATGCCGAGCATACCGACATAACGGCATTTGATAACCGAAATTGGCAGTTTGCCCAACGCACGATTGAGGCGACCACCTCCTCCAGTGATGATTCCCAACCTATGATCGGCGAAGCCAGCACCAAGCATGCTGCCCTGATCGCTAGTGCCGCCATCTCGCGAAAGCCCGTGCAAGCCGCACAGTGGCAACTCATCGCCTGGCTAGTCGGGCTCTCTTCGGTCGTGTGGCTAGCAGCATTCGCCTCAGCTCGCTACGTCTGCCGCTGGGCGTTATCTCCGGTACGCTCAATGGCAATCGCTGCCGAACATATCGACTTTGTTGATCCTTCCCAGCGTCTTCCTAGAGTGCACACGCATGACGAAGTCGGACAACTCACTCAGGCGTTTAATGCGATGCTCGATCGCTTGCAGGAGTCGTTCGAACGCCAGCGTCGTTTCACCAGCGATGCGTCGCATCAGCTTCGGACACCTTTAACGGCAATATTGGGACATGTCGACGTTGCTCTCCGTCACGATCGGACCGACACCGACTACCAAGCCATACTGGAAACAATCAAACGCAAAGGAACCCACCTTTCGCGGGTCGTCGAGTCACTTCTGTTTCTGGCACGTAGCGATCGCGAGGCCAATTTGCCAAGACTGGTCATCGTCGATCTAGCAAGCTGGCTACCGACGTATCTCACACAATGGGACGACCACCCTCGCCACAACGATATCCAGCTCGATTGCGACCAATCAGGTTGCAGTCGCTGTGTCGCTCAGTCAGAGCTGTTAGCCGAAATCCTAAATATTCTGTTGGAGAACGCCTGTAAATTCAGCGAAACAGGGAGCCCGATCGTCGTTTCGTTGAACAACGACGAGGACCACATTCTCGTGTCCGTCGCCGATCAGGGATGTGGTATCGACAAGGGTGATATTGGCAACCTGTTCACGCCGTTTGTGCGAAGTGAACAGGCTCGTCAAAGTGGCGTCGAAGGAGTAGGACTCGGTCTTTCGATTGCCAATCGCTTGGCAAAAACATTCGGTGGTGACCTTACCGTCACCAGTGAACGAACTCGGGGGAGTTGTTTCACGCTTCAGCTACCGAAAGTCTCTGATGATCTCATGGACGACTAA
- a CDS encoding bifunctional DNA primase/polymerase gives MTGSRIQRLRTIPASCQHPTPIEIYRAAESYRRAGLSVMPISQDGSKAPAVDKLPRVWCGKRKKHVSSWTPYMERLPTLGEIKGWFSGGGQGTLSPGIAVIGGHVSGGLEILDLDNYDLSISFKIEVEKRCPGLLDKLVAVTTPRPGLHLWYRCKRVEGSQKLASIRDPKSPRGWKTAIETKGAGGYCLAPPSPGDCHPLGKCYAFETDMDLTDIQTISISERQTLFDVAESFDQSETSRSHKDRGLPPKRSTLNSNRPGDDYNRRVKWEDLLLRHGWKLAGTGRGGEERWTRPGKDRGWSATVDYANRDLFHVFSVNAFPFEADRSYTKFHAYALLEHGGNFSAAASKLARQGYGRTVRKKKLTRNRSGSAYIRTLRKLR, from the coding sequence ATGACTGGTTCTCGAATACAACGCCTGCGCACAATACCCGCGTCCTGTCAGCATCCAACGCCGATCGAGATATATCGTGCCGCTGAATCCTATCGACGCGCAGGACTCTCGGTAATGCCCATCAGTCAGGACGGTAGCAAGGCTCCGGCCGTCGATAAGCTTCCACGGGTGTGGTGCGGCAAACGGAAGAAGCACGTTTCTTCCTGGACTCCGTACATGGAACGACTACCGACTTTAGGCGAGATCAAGGGCTGGTTTAGCGGGGGGGGGCAAGGAACTCTTTCCCCTGGGATCGCGGTCATTGGCGGCCATGTCAGTGGCGGATTGGAAATCCTGGACCTGGACAACTACGACCTGTCCATTTCATTTAAGATCGAAGTTGAGAAGCGCTGCCCAGGGCTCCTCGATAAGTTGGTCGCGGTCACTACCCCTCGACCCGGGCTCCACCTTTGGTACCGCTGTAAACGCGTTGAGGGCAGTCAGAAACTGGCAAGCATCCGCGATCCCAAAAGCCCCCGTGGATGGAAGACCGCGATTGAGACCAAAGGCGCGGGTGGCTACTGCTTAGCGCCGCCCTCGCCAGGTGATTGCCACCCACTGGGAAAGTGTTACGCTTTTGAGACCGACATGGATCTGACTGACATCCAAACGATATCCATCAGTGAACGTCAGACCCTATTCGATGTGGCAGAATCATTCGATCAGTCCGAAACTTCTCGATCACATAAGGATCGGGGCCTCCCGCCGAAACGATCCACGCTCAATTCCAATCGGCCAGGAGATGACTACAATCGGCGAGTCAAATGGGAAGATCTCCTATTGAGACATGGTTGGAAATTGGCTGGAACTGGTAGAGGTGGCGAAGAACGCTGGACTCGCCCGGGAAAGGACAGAGGATGGAGCGCAACGGTTGACTATGCGAATCGCGACCTCTTCCATGTGTTTTCGGTAAACGCATTTCCCTTCGAAGCCGACCGGTCGTACACGAAATTCCATGCATATGCGTTACTTGAGCATGGCGGCAATTTCTCGGCGGCGGCTAGTAAACTAGCGCGACAAGGATACGGTCGAACTGTCCGGAAGAAGAAGCTTACGCGGAACCGGAGTGGTAGCGCTTATATACGTACTCTTCGAAAACTCCGGTAG
- a CDS encoding PepSY-like domain-containing protein, whose protein sequence is MRFVLSNCAIAITGLTILASQGMAAEKSVPLDKLPQAVSDAVKKMYPTAKVIKATSEEEEGDEELEFEVTLSLDGKKIDVCVEEDGEVESAETELPLADLPKKVKKTLKKRFADWKAASAEAVYEVEDGEQELEYYEVQLKSTDGKNKEVKLKPSGKVVQNDNEHEDDED, encoded by the coding sequence ATGCGATTTGTTTTGTCCAACTGCGCGATTGCGATTACAGGCTTGACGATTTTGGCCAGTCAGGGGATGGCTGCAGAGAAGTCGGTTCCACTCGACAAGCTTCCCCAAGCCGTATCCGATGCGGTAAAGAAGATGTATCCAACCGCCAAGGTCATAAAAGCCACTTCCGAGGAGGAAGAGGGCGACGAAGAGCTAGAGTTCGAAGTCACCCTTTCACTCGATGGCAAAAAGATCGACGTCTGCGTCGAGGAAGATGGTGAGGTCGAATCTGCCGAGACAGAGCTGCCGCTCGCGGACCTACCGAAGAAGGTCAAGAAGACGCTGAAGAAGCGTTTCGCGGATTGGAAAGCCGCATCTGCGGAAGCCGTTTACGAAGTCGAAGATGGTGAGCAAGAGTTGGAATACTATGAAGTCCAACTCAAGTCGACGGATGGTAAAAACAAAGAAGTGAAACTCAAACCGAGCGGCAAAGTCGTCCAAAATGATAACGAGCACGAAGACGACGAAGACTAA
- a CDS encoding efflux RND transporter periplasmic adaptor subunit: MDKRRTIGLLLLSCFVGCQFRSIDTGQLSDDDDIPSTSEIIRITPSVQESIGIKTAKVSSQVLPNTLRTTGWLMTIPGNESIIRARVTGFYDPNPSDPRLQIGTQVTRGERLGTLRTALSPQEETQLVIAKEEADVLMNQALVSKKLAQNQLRGIQQNDANQAIAGTRLLELQETIERNDIAYREARDKLSYLPTEPYADEIILRPVPITAPLTGHVSAVNVAGNQLVIVGDPLWTVSNWSQLWIKVPVFVDDVSTISDDSPAIVSLPGKLEPFSAAPVDAIVAAAPGRRTVDIYYELANSDGKLRPGQSISIELPLGDLQEQRVVPRSAVVWGGNGDPIVYVRTAKDSFEPRQVQLGSGSKAVVAIKQGLDEGEEIVVRGAQAIYGEQHEEQLDVEDDD, encoded by the coding sequence ATGGATAAGCGCCGAACGATAGGCCTACTCCTTCTTAGTTGTTTTGTCGGCTGCCAATTCCGCAGTATCGACACCGGTCAACTGTCGGATGACGACGACATCCCATCCACCAGCGAGATCATTCGGATTACTCCGAGCGTTCAGGAATCGATCGGTATCAAGACCGCGAAGGTCAGTTCGCAAGTGCTACCAAATACATTGCGGACAACCGGTTGGTTGATGACAATCCCAGGTAATGAGTCAATCATCCGCGCCCGCGTGACTGGCTTCTATGATCCCAACCCCAGCGACCCACGCCTTCAGATTGGCACCCAAGTAACCCGTGGCGAAAGGCTGGGAACATTGCGAACTGCTCTGTCCCCGCAAGAGGAAACGCAACTAGTGATCGCGAAGGAGGAAGCCGATGTCCTGATGAATCAAGCGTTGGTTTCAAAGAAACTGGCCCAGAATCAGCTGCGTGGCATTCAACAAAACGACGCGAATCAAGCAATCGCAGGCACGCGTCTCTTGGAACTTCAAGAGACGATCGAGCGAAACGACATTGCCTATCGTGAAGCCCGCGACAAGCTTTCGTACTTGCCGACCGAGCCCTATGCGGATGAAATCATCCTACGGCCGGTGCCCATTACCGCACCTCTGACTGGCCACGTGAGCGCGGTCAACGTGGCCGGGAACCAGTTGGTCATTGTCGGCGATCCTCTTTGGACGGTCTCGAACTGGAGCCAGCTTTGGATCAAGGTTCCCGTTTTCGTGGACGATGTGTCAACTATTTCGGACGACTCACCCGCGATTGTTTCGTTACCTGGCAAGTTAGAACCGTTCAGCGCCGCGCCCGTCGATGCAATTGTTGCAGCGGCTCCTGGACGTCGCACGGTAGACATTTATTACGAGCTGGCGAATAGCGACGGTAAACTACGCCCCGGACAATCGATTTCAATAGAATTGCCTCTGGGAGACCTACAGGAGCAACGGGTCGTTCCTCGTTCCGCTGTGGTGTGGGGAGGCAACGGCGATCCAATCGTCTACGTGCGGACAGCCAAAGACTCTTTCGAGCCCAGACAAGTGCAGCTTGGATCTGGAAGCAAAGCAGTCGTCGCCATCAAGCAAGGCCTCGACGAAGGTGAAGAGATTGTCGTTCGTGGTGCTCAAGCAATCTACGGCGAACAGCACGAAGAGCAACTCGATGTCGAGGACGACGATTAG
- a CDS encoding tyrosine-type recombinase/integrase, translating into MGRPRKLPPGMRKRGEVYYAKFRKDGRLIQKRLSTNYQAASEMLTDLRARTDKAGAGILDNDFPWKEAKDEYLRWARQQTRIAKEYEFALGKFEEYLKPNSLRQITHEYVVGFRQWRLEQNVTPRTVNKQVLVLNALMNRMVQWGKIGVNPLHGMAHLKHDQKKKQRRSLSADEINAILEHSAPYLRRVWLMFMTTGMRKQELIELKFSDIDFDRHVAVIRPEVAKNHHAREVPICDEMMEVIRQLQKESPIRHPIEGRTPAVTAKQAANLSREHVFVTNANTPLRNNLLVRFYAICKRAGIDDAKRGGMVDIHALRVSFVTLAIEGGADPKSIQEIIGHSTLALTMNVYTKARAQAKRSAINALPFAVASEPKVRQIIPIQEARERLA; encoded by the coding sequence ATGGGACGACCACGTAAGTTACCTCCTGGAATGCGAAAACGAGGCGAGGTTTACTACGCCAAGTTTCGCAAGGATGGCCGACTGATTCAGAAACGGCTCTCAACAAACTATCAAGCTGCAAGTGAGATGCTGACCGACCTAAGGGCTCGTACCGACAAGGCCGGGGCCGGCATACTGGATAACGATTTTCCGTGGAAGGAAGCAAAGGATGAGTACCTTCGCTGGGCACGGCAGCAAACTCGAATTGCGAAAGAATACGAATTTGCCCTGGGCAAGTTCGAGGAATACTTGAAGCCGAATAGCCTTCGGCAGATTACGCATGAATATGTCGTGGGCTTTCGGCAATGGCGACTTGAACAGAATGTGACGCCGCGGACCGTCAATAAGCAGGTTTTGGTTCTCAATGCCCTGATGAATAGGATGGTGCAGTGGGGCAAAATAGGCGTGAATCCTTTACATGGCATGGCTCACCTGAAGCACGACCAGAAAAAGAAACAACGCCGCAGTCTTTCGGCCGACGAGATCAATGCAATACTGGAGCACTCCGCGCCCTACCTGCGTCGCGTCTGGCTCATGTTCATGACGACCGGGATGCGAAAACAGGAACTGATCGAACTTAAGTTCTCGGACATCGACTTTGACCGGCACGTGGCAGTTATTCGCCCAGAGGTTGCCAAGAACCACCACGCACGCGAAGTCCCCATCTGTGACGAGATGATGGAAGTCATTCGACAACTTCAGAAGGAGTCTCCCATCCGGCATCCGATCGAAGGTCGCACGCCGGCCGTAACGGCCAAGCAGGCGGCGAACCTGTCCCGAGAACATGTCTTTGTCACGAACGCCAACACACCACTGCGAAATAACCTCCTGGTGCGTTTCTACGCGATTTGCAAACGTGCGGGCATCGATGATGCCAAACGAGGCGGAATGGTCGATATCCACGCTCTACGCGTCTCCTTCGTGACCCTGGCGATCGAGGGCGGCGCGGATCCCAAGAGCATTCAGGAGATCATCGGCCACAGTACGTTGGCTCTAACGATGAACGTCTACACCAAGGCCAGAGCCCAGGCGAAGCGATCGGCAATCAACGCCCTGCCCTTTGCCGTAGCCAGCGAGCCCAAAGTGCGGCAGATCATCCCGATCCAGGAAGCTAGAGAACGATTAGCCTAG